One window of Cohnella hashimotonis genomic DNA carries:
- a CDS encoding glycoside hydrolase family 172 protein — protein MSGFNGLNLGLGNLARLSDAKTRSISAENFTGGKGQGAMAAEGTGANCARELGVGWKVSPSVEIEPNETFVMGEIEGPGAIQHIWMTNAPHQWRNMILRFYWDGEASPSVEVPMCDFFCNGWQERADVNSLPIAVNPAGGFNSYWQMPFRRSARITMENRNPEKAVLYYQIDYTLTEVPEDAAYFHAQWRRSSPVAYQDVHTILDGVRGKGHYVGVYLAWQVNNTGWWGEGEIKFYMDGDKEHPTICGTGTEDYFGGAWNWEQPQGTYRTYSTAYMGMHQVIKPDGLYRSQQRFGMYRWHVMDPIRFDSDLRVTIQDLGWRSGGRYLPQQSDIASTAFWYQSEPHAPHPTLPDNDAREVI, from the coding sequence TTGAGCGGATTTAACGGACTGAACCTGGGGTTGGGCAATCTGGCGAGGCTGTCGGACGCAAAGACGAGATCGATCAGCGCCGAGAACTTTACGGGCGGCAAAGGACAGGGGGCCATGGCGGCGGAAGGGACGGGCGCTAATTGCGCGCGCGAGCTCGGCGTCGGCTGGAAGGTGTCGCCTTCCGTAGAAATCGAGCCGAATGAGACCTTCGTCATGGGCGAGATCGAAGGGCCCGGGGCTATCCAGCATATTTGGATGACAAACGCGCCGCACCAGTGGCGCAACATGATTTTGCGCTTCTATTGGGACGGCGAGGCGTCGCCTTCGGTCGAGGTGCCGATGTGCGACTTTTTCTGCAATGGCTGGCAGGAGCGCGCGGACGTCAATTCGCTGCCGATCGCCGTCAATCCGGCGGGCGGCTTCAACAGCTACTGGCAGATGCCTTTTCGCCGATCCGCACGCATCACGATGGAGAACCGCAATCCGGAAAAGGCCGTGCTCTACTACCAAATCGACTATACGCTAACCGAGGTGCCGGAGGACGCGGCATACTTCCATGCGCAATGGCGGCGCAGCAGCCCGGTCGCATACCAGGACGTGCACACAATCCTGGACGGAGTCCGCGGTAAAGGCCACTACGTCGGCGTCTACTTGGCGTGGCAGGTGAACAACACGGGCTGGTGGGGCGAAGGCGAGATCAAGTTCTATATGGATGGGGACAAGGAGCACCCGACGATCTGCGGCACGGGGACCGAGGATTACTTCGGCGGCGCCTGGAATTGGGAGCAGCCGCAGGGGACATATCGGACGTATTCGACCGCGTACATGGGCATGCACCAGGTCATCAAGCCTGACGGATTGTACCGCAGCCAGCAGCGCTTCGGCATGTACAGGTGGCATGTGATGGATCCGATCCGCTTCGACAGCGACTTGCGGGTGACGATCCAGGACCTGGGCTGGCGCTCGGGCGGCCGGTATTTGCCGCAGCAGAGCGATATCGCGTCGACAGCGTTCTGGTACCAGTCCGAACCGCACGCGCCGCACCCGACGCTGCCGGACAACGATGCGCGGGAGGTCATCTAG
- a CDS encoding SDR family NAD(P)-dependent oxidoreductase, which produces MDLGLRGKTAIITGGSKGIGLHTALLLAEEGANVVIVARGAEELEKAEALIKEKTGHEPLAIVADVTSDSDVEYTVVKAAERFGGIDILVNNAGTSNAAPFEKVEPAVWRDDLDLKLFGAIRFTQSALPYLKRSGTGAIVNVTAAFAKTPGPSSLPTSVSRAAGLALTKALSRDLAADGIRVNTVCIGLIRSSQIEAKWQREAPEVPWEQYARDPKHGIPLGRIGDTEEAARVIAFLVSGAASYVSGTSVNIDGGAAPAL; this is translated from the coding sequence ATGGACTTGGGACTGCGAGGCAAGACCGCGATTATTACGGGCGGGAGCAAGGGGATCGGGCTGCATACGGCCCTGCTGCTGGCGGAGGAGGGCGCGAACGTCGTCATCGTCGCCCGCGGGGCGGAAGAGCTGGAAAAGGCGGAAGCGCTCATCAAGGAAAAAACGGGGCATGAGCCGCTGGCGATCGTCGCCGACGTAACGAGCGACAGCGACGTGGAATATACGGTCGTCAAGGCGGCGGAGCGCTTCGGCGGCATCGATATTCTGGTCAACAACGCGGGGACGTCGAACGCGGCGCCATTCGAAAAGGTCGAGCCCGCCGTCTGGCGGGACGATCTGGATCTGAAGCTGTTCGGCGCCATCCGCTTCACGCAGTCTGCGCTGCCATATTTGAAGCGCAGCGGTACGGGCGCCATCGTCAACGTCACCGCCGCCTTCGCCAAGACGCCGGGCCCTTCCTCGCTGCCGACCTCGGTCAGCCGCGCTGCGGGTCTCGCGCTGACAAAGGCGCTCAGCCGCGATCTGGCTGCCGACGGCATCCGCGTCAACACCGTCTGCATCGGGCTCATCCGCAGCAGCCAGATCGAGGCCAAGTGGCAGCGCGAAGCGCCGGAGGTGCCGTGGGAGCAGTACGCGCGCGATCCGAAGCACGGCATCCCGCTCGGCCGTATCGGCGACACCGAAGAGGCTGCGCGTGTGATTGCGTTCCTCGTATCCGGCGCGGCCTCTTACGTATCGGGCACCTCTGTCAACATCGACGGCGGAGCGGCGCCGGCGCTGTAA
- a CDS encoding FadR/GntR family transcriptional regulator, translating to MRPTKIETQKGHEIVSRHIRQQLERGELVPGQKLPSLEKLAEAYGVGRSTIREAISALKAMGWLDVRHGGGTYVAKSLPGEATGSLFDLSQGAEAVMEILEVRKILERGTAELAALKRGEDDLARLREILARMERALREDDAEGGERADLAFHQAIAAASGNPVLNQLMDSISQRLSETIGRTRELWFYQEQAEASRLLEEHRGIYEAIETRDSERASERIGLHLSKVEKVLRTALEQKSDGNAGQAQVHS from the coding sequence ATGCGACCGACCAAGATCGAGACGCAAAAAGGACATGAAATCGTCTCGCGCCATATTCGTCAGCAGCTGGAACGCGGAGAGCTCGTGCCCGGACAGAAGCTGCCTTCTCTCGAAAAGCTTGCCGAAGCCTACGGCGTTGGCCGCTCGACCATCCGGGAGGCGATTAGCGCGCTTAAAGCGATGGGCTGGCTGGACGTGCGGCACGGCGGCGGGACGTATGTGGCCAAGTCGCTTCCCGGCGAGGCGACGGGCTCTCTCTTCGATCTCTCCCAAGGCGCGGAAGCGGTGATGGAGATTTTGGAGGTACGCAAAATACTCGAGCGCGGGACGGCCGAGTTGGCGGCATTAAAGCGGGGCGAGGACGACCTTGCGAGGCTGCGCGAGATTTTGGCGCGGATGGAGCGGGCGCTCCGGGAGGACGATGCCGAGGGCGGGGAACGCGCAGATCTCGCGTTTCATCAAGCGATAGCGGCAGCCTCGGGCAATCCCGTGCTGAACCAACTGATGGATTCGATCTCGCAGCGGCTGTCCGAGACGATCGGGCGGACGCGGGAGCTGTGGTTTTATCAGGAGCAGGCCGAGGCTTCCAGGCTGCTGGAGGAGCATCGCGGTATCTACGAGGCAATCGAGACGCGGGACTCAGAACGGGCTTCGGAGCGGATCGGGCTGCATTTGTCCAAGGTGGAAAAGGTGCTGCGGACGGCGCTCGAACAGAAGTCGGACGGCAACGCGGGACAAGCGCAAGTGCATAGCTAA
- a CDS encoding FAD-linked oxidase C-terminal domain-containing protein has product MAEKALASKLRAIVGDRYYREDMEARVAHSYDGTPMLQALPDGVVYPASTAEVAAVMKVLAEHRVPLVSRGSGSNLCGGTVPLEGGIVMVMHRMNRILEVDLENLTATVQPGLITAEFIAHIESLGLFYPPDPSSMRISTIGGNIAECSGGLRGLKYGTTKDYVIGLEAVLASGEIIRTGGKLMKDVAGYDLTKLLVGSEGTLAIITEATLKLVPPPRAKKTMLAMYRDLYGAARTVSRIIEARIIPATLEFMDNPTIRVVDDFAKLGLPLDMEAILLIEQDGDPEAVERDIALIEEICIAERADRVQVAADREEAERLLTARRSAFTALARLRPTTILEDATVPRSKIADMVLRINEIARKYNVTIATFGHAGDGNLHPTATTDARDHDEVHRVEQAFAEIFEASIELGGTITGEHGVGIVKAPYLEWKVGSAGLDMMKGIKQAFDPHRLLNPGKLFAKETRKRVVLQHE; this is encoded by the coding sequence ATGGCGGAAAAGGCGCTTGCGTCCAAACTGCGTGCCATTGTCGGCGATCGTTACTATAGAGAGGATATGGAGGCCCGCGTCGCGCATTCTTACGATGGAACGCCGATGCTGCAGGCGCTTCCCGACGGCGTCGTCTATCCGGCTTCGACCGCAGAAGTCGCTGCTGTCATGAAGGTTCTGGCCGAGCACCGCGTGCCGCTGGTCAGCAGGGGCTCCGGATCGAACCTGTGCGGCGGCACGGTTCCGCTGGAGGGCGGCATCGTTATGGTCATGCACCGGATGAACCGCATTCTCGAGGTCGATCTCGAAAATCTGACGGCGACCGTGCAGCCGGGTCTCATCACGGCCGAGTTCATCGCGCACATCGAGTCGCTCGGGCTGTTCTATCCGCCGGATCCGAGCAGCATGCGCATCTCGACGATCGGAGGCAACATCGCGGAGTGCTCGGGCGGCTTGCGGGGGCTCAAGTACGGCACGACCAAGGACTACGTCATCGGCCTTGAAGCCGTGCTCGCGAGCGGCGAGATCATCCGCACGGGCGGCAAGCTGATGAAGGACGTGGCCGGCTACGACCTGACCAAGCTGCTGGTCGGCTCTGAGGGCACGCTGGCGATCATCACCGAGGCGACGCTGAAGCTCGTCCCGCCGCCGCGCGCCAAGAAGACGATGCTGGCGATGTACCGCGACCTGTACGGCGCGGCGCGCACCGTCTCGCGCATTATCGAGGCGCGGATCATTCCGGCGACGCTCGAGTTCATGGACAATCCGACGATCCGCGTCGTCGACGACTTCGCGAAGCTCGGCCTGCCGCTCGACATGGAGGCGATCCTTCTCATCGAGCAGGACGGCGATCCCGAAGCGGTGGAGCGGGACATCGCACTGATCGAGGAGATCTGCATCGCGGAGCGCGCCGACAGGGTGCAGGTGGCAGCCGACCGCGAGGAGGCGGAGCGGCTGCTGACCGCAAGGCGGAGCGCGTTCACCGCGCTCGCGCGGCTGCGTCCGACGACGATTCTCGAGGACGCGACCGTGCCGCGCTCGAAGATCGCGGACATGGTGCTGCGCATCAATGAGATCGCGCGCAAGTACAATGTTACGATCGCCACGTTCGGCCACGCCGGCGACGGCAACCTGCACCCGACGGCGACGACGGACGCGCGCGACCACGACGAGGTGCACCGGGTCGAGCAGGCATTCGCCGAAATTTTCGAAGCGTCCATCGAGCTCGGCGGCACGATAACGGGCGAGCACGGCGTCGGCATCGTCAAGGCGCCATATCTCGAGTGGAAGGTCGGGTCCGCGGGCCTCGACATGATGAAGGGCATCAAGCAGGCGTTCGATCCGCACAGGCTGCTTAACCCCGGCAAGCTGTTCGCCAAGGAGACGAGAAAAAGGGTGGTGCTGCAGCATGAGTAG
- a CDS encoding (Fe-S)-binding protein codes for MSSQTFGKPDIEHSNPLARTMLKKLDYDQLTNCMRCGFCLPACPTFRETGVEPESPRGRIALMKAVVDGVMEPDQAFEDQMNHCLGCRACEPVCPADVKYGQLIEQTRDAIEDHAKHGAIVSGTRKLFFRGVFPHQNRMKLLGRSLRLYQKSGLQKVARGTGIMKLFPAHMREMEQILPEAASQGVVERIGERYPAKGQRIATVALFRGCIMDVLFADTNVNTVKLLSEAGFDVVIPKTQGCCGALHAHSGEMDQARELARVNVKAFKDAGVDYIVSNAGGCGALLVEYDHLLHEDESWAEDAAWFAKRVVDISTILVDKGRVPAFAEEAAEGAVPEAVAETGAAATITYQDSCHLRNVMKGSTAPRKLMKSVKGAHFCEMRDSDRCCGSAGIYNVTQPEMAGQILEHKMEHANATEAQYLLTSNPGCLLQMKLGIDKHGRGGDMKAMHIVDYLYERIARPGDEA; via the coding sequence ATGAGTAGTCAGACCTTCGGCAAGCCCGACATCGAGCATTCGAACCCGCTCGCGCGCACGATGCTGAAGAAGCTCGATTACGACCAGCTTACCAACTGCATGCGCTGCGGCTTCTGCCTGCCGGCTTGTCCGACCTTCCGCGAGACGGGCGTCGAGCCCGAATCGCCTCGCGGCCGGATCGCGCTCATGAAGGCCGTCGTAGACGGCGTAATGGAGCCCGACCAGGCGTTCGAGGACCAGATGAACCACTGTCTCGGCTGCCGCGCGTGCGAGCCGGTCTGCCCGGCCGACGTCAAGTACGGCCAACTGATCGAGCAGACGCGCGACGCCATCGAGGACCATGCCAAGCACGGCGCGATCGTGAGCGGGACGCGCAAGCTGTTTTTCCGCGGCGTATTCCCGCACCAGAACCGGATGAAGCTGCTGGGCCGGTCGCTCCGGCTGTACCAGAAGTCCGGTCTGCAAAAGGTTGCGCGCGGCACGGGCATCATGAAGCTGTTCCCCGCCCATATGCGGGAGATGGAGCAGATCTTGCCGGAAGCGGCGTCCCAGGGCGTCGTCGAGCGGATCGGCGAGCGCTACCCGGCCAAGGGTCAGCGGATCGCGACGGTCGCCTTGTTCAGAGGCTGCATTATGGACGTCCTGTTCGCCGACACCAACGTCAACACGGTGAAGCTGCTGTCCGAAGCGGGGTTCGACGTGGTTATCCCCAAGACGCAGGGCTGCTGCGGCGCGCTTCACGCGCATAGCGGAGAGATGGATCAGGCACGTGAGCTGGCTCGCGTCAACGTCAAAGCGTTCAAGGATGCCGGCGTCGACTATATCGTCAGCAATGCGGGCGGCTGCGGCGCCCTGCTCGTCGAGTACGATCACCTGCTGCACGAGGACGAGTCCTGGGCGGAAGACGCAGCCTGGTTCGCGAAGCGGGTCGTCGACATTAGCACCATCTTGGTGGATAAGGGTCGCGTGCCTGCCTTTGCTGAAGAGGCGGCTGAAGGCGCGGTGCCGGAGGCAGTCGCGGAGACAGGAGCTGCGGCAACGATCACGTATCAGGATTCCTGTCACCTGCGCAATGTCATGAAGGGCTCCACCGCGCCGCGCAAGCTCATGAAGTCGGTAAAGGGCGCGCACTTCTGCGAAATGCGGGATTCCGATCGCTGCTGCGGATCTGCGGGCATCTACAATGTCACGCAGCCCGAGATGGCCGGCCAGATTCTCGAGCACAAGATGGAGCATGCCAACGCCACGGAGGCGCAGTACTTGCTGACGAGCAATCCCGGCTGCCTGCTGCAGATGAAGCTGGGCATCGACAAGCACGGCCGCGGCGGTGACATGAAGGCGATGCATATCGTGGATTACTTGTACGAGCGGATCGCACGTCCCGGCGACGAGGCGTAA